One Rattus norvegicus strain BN/NHsdMcwi chromosome 20, GRCr8, whole genome shotgun sequence DNA segment encodes these proteins:
- the Or12d2b gene encoding olfactory receptor 1736, producing the protein MSNQTSVTEFLLLGVTDIQELNPILFVIFFTIYFVNITGNGAILMIVILDPRLHSPMYFFLGNLACLDICFSTVTVPKMLENLLSTSKAISFLGCITQLHFFHFLGSTEALLLPVMAFDRFVAICRPLHYSVIMNRQLCSHMTVTIWIIGFLHALLHSVMTSRLSFCGPNHVHHFFCDVKPLLDLACGNTELNLWLLNTVTGTIALTPFFLTFLSYFYIITYLLFKTRSCSMLHKALSTCASHFMVVCLFYAPVLFIYIRPSSGSSLDQERIIAIMYSVVTPALNPLIYTLRNKEVRSALNRKVRRWL; encoded by the coding sequence ATGTCCAATCAAACTTCAGTCACTGAATTTCTCCTCCTAGGAGTGACAGACATACAAGAATTAAACCCTATTCTCTTTGTGATTTTCTTCACCATCTACTTTGTCAATATAACTGGGAATGGAGCCATCCTGATGATTGTCATCTTGGATCCAAGGCTCCACTCACCTATGTATTTCTTCCTGGGAAACCTAGCATGTCTGGATATCTGCTTCTCCACTGTGACAGTGCCAAAGATGTTGGAGAACCTCCTCTCCACAAGCAAAGCAATTTCCTTCTTGGGATGCATAACTCAGCTTCATTTCTTCCACTTCCTGGGTAGCACTGAGGCCCTGCTGCTGCCAGTGATGGCATTTGACCGCTTTGTGGCTATCTGCAGACCACTCCACTATTCTGTCATCATGAATCGCCAGCTCTGTAGTCACATGACTGTGACTATCTGGATCATAGGCTTCTTACATGCCTTGCTTCACTCTGTAATGACATCCCGTTTGAGCTTCTGTGGTCCCAATCATGTCCatcatttcttctgtgatgttaagCCATTGCTGGATCTGGCCTGTGGAAACACTGAGCTCAACCTTTGGCTGCTCAATACAGTCACAGGCACCATTGCCCTCACTCCCTTTTTTCTGACATTTCTCTCCTATTTCTACATCATCACCTATCTTCTCTTCAAAACCCGTTCTTGCAGCATGCTCCACAAAGCACTGTCAACTTGTGCCTCTCACTTCATGGTAGTTTGTCTGTTTTATGCTCCAGTTCTTTTTATCTACATCCGGCCCTCTTCAGGCAGCTCTCTGGATCAGGAGCGAATCATTGCTATCATGTACAGTGTGGTCACTCCTGCTCTCAACCCACTCATCTACACCTTGAGAAACAAGGAAGTGAGGAGTGCATTGAATAGGaaggtgaggagatggctctga